From the Sphingomonas aliaeris genome, one window contains:
- a CDS encoding alpha/beta hydrolase family esterase, with the protein MSDTPRHPIHRMVTIALLLAAMVTGALMFAPAAQAAPCSANCLAPGDYTIVTLSGGLPRSYLVHVPASYSGDRPVPLLLDLHGFTSYAADERKYSGQLAQSDKRGFIAVWPEGIALSWNAYGCCAAGNAVQVDDAGFLRSVIVALKGRANIDADRVFVTGISNGGGMAQRMACESADLIRAVASVSFPLNTDRCAPAKPIGVTEIAATGDATIAYYGSTPPLAGLPNDLAGVPLGVQGARESLAAWKRISGCGDDLARRQINDEVRSEEYLSCNGGVRAGLVTVSGGKHVLYGGYVGLGYNGTYFPPIDVSEYIWENVFNL; encoded by the coding sequence ATGTCCGATACGCCACGACACCCGATCCATAGGATGGTCACGATCGCGCTGCTGCTTGCCGCTATGGTCACCGGCGCGCTGATGTTCGCCCCAGCGGCGCAGGCGGCACCGTGCAGCGCGAACTGCCTCGCGCCCGGCGACTATACGATCGTCACGCTGTCGGGCGGGCTGCCGCGCTCCTACCTCGTGCATGTCCCGGCCAGCTATTCCGGCGATCGCCCCGTTCCGCTGCTGCTCGATCTGCACGGCTTCACCAGCTACGCCGCGGACGAGCGCAAATATTCCGGCCAGTTGGCACAATCCGACAAACGCGGATTCATCGCGGTATGGCCGGAGGGGATCGCGCTGAGCTGGAACGCCTATGGATGCTGCGCCGCCGGCAATGCAGTGCAGGTCGACGATGCAGGATTCCTGCGGTCGGTGATCGTCGCCTTGAAAGGGCGCGCCAATATCGACGCTGACCGCGTCTTTGTCACCGGGATTTCGAACGGCGGCGGGATGGCGCAACGCATGGCGTGCGAGAGTGCGGACCTGATCCGCGCGGTCGCCTCCGTCTCATTCCCGCTCAACACCGATCGCTGCGCCCCGGCCAAGCCGATCGGCGTCACCGAGATTGCGGCAACGGGTGATGCGACAATCGCTTATTACGGATCGACGCCGCCTTTGGCTGGCTTGCCCAACGATCTTGCGGGCGTCCCGCTCGGCGTGCAGGGCGCGCGCGAAAGCCTTGCCGCGTGGAAACGGATCAGCGGTTGCGGCGACGATCTCGCGCGGCGCCAGATCAACGACGAGGTCCGCTCCGAGGAATATCTCAGTTGCAACGGCGGCGTCCGGGCGGGGCTGGTGACGGTCAGCGGCGGCAAGCACGTGCTGTACGGCGGCTATGTTGGGCTGGGCTATAACGGCACCTATTTCCCGCCGATCGACGTCTCGGAATACATCTGGGAAAACGTCTTCAATCTCTGA